In Acidobacteriota bacterium, the DNA window GGCCCGGATGTGACGACGGATGCGCTCTCGGAGCTCGTCGTCCAGCTCATGTCCCGGCCGCAGGCGGACGAAGAGGACGATACGTACGTCCCCCTGCCAGCGCTGCCCCACCACCAGGCTCTCGAGGACCTCGTCCAGGGCCTCCACCTGACGGTAGATTTCCGCGGTGCCGATGCGCACTCCGCCGGGGTTGAGGGTGGCGTCGGAGCGGCCGTAGATGATCAGCCCGCCCCGGGGTGTCAGCTCCACCCAATCGCCGTGGCGCCAGATGCCGGGATAAAAATCGAAGTAGGCGCTGCGGTAGCGCTCGCCGTCGGGATCATTCCAGAACGCCACCGGCATGGAGGGGAAGGCCTGGGTGCACACCAGCTCACCTTTTTCTCCCACCAGCGGCTCGCCGTCGGGATCGAAGACCTGCACCGCCATGCCCAGGCCGCGCACCTGGAGCTCGCCGCGGTAGACCGGCCCGGTGGGATTGCCCAAAGCGAAGCAGGAAACCAGGTCGGTGCCGCCGGAGATGGAGGCCAGACAGACGTCCGGGGCGACCTCCCGGTAGACGTAATCGTAGCTCTCCGGCGCCAGCGGCGAGCCGGTGGAGAGGATGGTGCGCAGGGGCCCCAGGTCGTGAGTCTCCGACGGTTTCAGCCCCTCCTTCTCCGCCAAGGCCAGGAATTTGGCACTGGTGCCGAAGACCGTCATCCCCTCCTCCTGAGCCAGGTCGAAGAGGATTGCCTTGCGCTCGGCGGGCAGCGGCGAGCCGTCATAGAGCAGCACCGTCGCCCCCACCGCCAGGCTGCTGACCAGCCAATTCCACATCATCCACCCGCAGGTAGTGTAGTAGAAGATCTTGTCCTCGCGGCGCAGATCGGTGTGCAGCACCAATTCCTTGAGGTGCTGGAGCAGGGTCCCCCCGGCGCCGTGGACCATGCATTTGGGCAGCCCCGTGGTGCCGGAGGAGTAGAGGATGTAGAGCGGGTGATCGAAGGGCAACTGGGCGAAGCTCAGAGGATTCTGATCATCGAGGGCGGCCTCGTCGGCGAGGAAGTCTTGGTATAGGCAGACGCCGCCGGAGGAACCCCCGAGAGACGAGGAGCCTTCGAGAGAAAGACTTTCTAGGTCACTAGCGAGATCCGAGGACTCCCTCAGATGGGGCACCATCACCACCACCACCAGTGACGGCAACTTCTCCACCACCGCCCGCACTCGCGGTAGGACGTCGATCTCCTTGCCCGACCAGACGTAGCCGTCGGCGGCGAAGAGCACCTTGGGCTCGATCTGGCCGAAGCGGTCCAGCACGCCGTCGATGCCGAAGTCCGGCGAGCAGGAGGACCACACCGCCCCCAGGCTGGAGGCGGCGAGCATGGCGATGATCGCTTCCGGCAAATTGGGCAAAAAGCCCGCTACCCGGTCTCCCGGCTCCACCCCCAGGGCCGCCAGGGAGACCGCCACCCGGGCCACTTCTCGACGCAGCTCCCGATAGGTCAGGCGCCGCTGGGGGCCAGCCTCGGTCCAGGAGACCAGCGCCGGGTGGTCGTCGTCGAAGCGCAGCAGGTTCTCGGCGAAGCTCAGCCGCGCGCCATCGAACCAGCGGGCGCCGGGCATCTTGGCCGGGTCGTCCAGCACCCGCTCCCATCGGTGGCTGGCCACCACTTGGCAGTAGTCCCACACCGCCGGCCAGAAGCTCTCGGGCTCGGCCACGGACCACTGGTAGAGGGCATCGTAATCCCCTACCCGGGCCAGGCCCTGGCGCTCCAGGCAGGCCATGAAGTCCACCAGGTTGGAGGCGGCGACGCGCTCCGGCGACGGCCGCCACACCGGCTCCGGCTCGGAGGCCGGCGGGCCGGCGGAGGGTCCGCTGGTATTGGGGTTGTCGACCATACGAGCGTCTCCTCAGCGACCCGCTCTGCTCATCGTCCAGGTCATCGCCCGATGATTTGGCCCCGGCATTCGCCGAAGCCGATGCGGACGTAATCGTCGCGCTCGCAGTAGCCGCGCAGGATCACCTCGTCGCCGTCCTCGAGGAATTTGCGCGTCTCGCCGCCGGGCAACTCCAGCGGCTCGGCACCGCGCCAGGTGAGCTCCAGCAGACAGCCGCGGTTGTGCCGCTCGGGGCCGGAGACGGTGCCGCTGGCCAGCAGGTCGCCGGGGTGCAGGTCGCAACCGTTGCTGGTGTGGTGGGTGATCATCTGCGCCGGGGTCCAGTAGAGATCTTTGAAGAAGCCGTGGGAGAGGCGCACCGGGTCGTGGCCGGCCTTGCGCATGGCCTCGGTCTGGAGCCACACCTCCACCTGCAGGTCGAAGCCGCCGTAGCGCTGGTTCGCGTCGCTGTGCAAATACTCCAGAGGGCTGGGGTCGTCCCCGGGCCGCTGGAAGGCCGGCACCCGGAAGGGCGCCAGCGCCTCGGCGGTGACCACCCAAGGAGAAACGGAGGTGGCGAAGCTCTTGGCCAGGAAGGGCCCCAGGGGCTGATACTCCCAGGCCTGGATGTCGCGGGCGGACCAATCGTTGACCAGACACAAGCCCACCAAGTGGTCCTCCGCCTCATCGAGGCTCACGCTCTCCCCCAGCGCATTGCCAGGGCCGATGAAGATTCCCACTTCCATCTCGTAGTCGAGGAGCTTGGAGGAACCGAAGCCCGGGCCCTCCTCTCCCTTGAGCTGCCCCTCGGGCCGGCGCACCGGCGTGCCGCTGACCAAGAGCGACG includes these proteins:
- a CDS encoding acetoacetate--CoA ligase yields the protein MVDNPNTSGPSAGPPASEPEPVWRPSPERVAASNLVDFMACLERQGLARVGDYDALYQWSVAEPESFWPAVWDYCQVVASHRWERVLDDPAKMPGARWFDGARLSFAENLLRFDDDHPALVSWTEAGPQRRLTYRELRREVARVAVSLAALGVEPGDRVAGFLPNLPEAIIAMLAASSLGAVWSSCSPDFGIDGVLDRFGQIEPKVLFAADGYVWSGKEIDVLPRVRAVVEKLPSLVVVVMVPHLRESSDLASDLESLSLEGSSSLGGSSGGVCLYQDFLADEAALDDQNPLSFAQLPFDHPLYILYSSGTTGLPKCMVHGAGGTLLQHLKELVLHTDLRREDKIFYYTTCGWMMWNWLVSSLAVGATVLLYDGSPLPAERKAILFDLAQEEGMTVFGTSAKFLALAEKEGLKPSETHDLGPLRTILSTGSPLAPESYDYVYREVAPDVCLASISGGTDLVSCFALGNPTGPVYRGELQVRGLGMAVQVFDPDGEPLVGEKGELVCTQAFPSMPVAFWNDPDGERYRSAYFDFYPGIWRHGDWVELTPRGGLIIYGRSDATLNPGGVRIGTAEIYRQVEALDEVLESLVVGQRWQGDVRIVLFVRLRPGHELDDELRERIRRHIRANATPRHVPAKILAVADIPRTISGKISELAVRNVIHGEPVKNTDALANPQALELFRDLPELKD
- the fahA gene encoding fumarylacetoacetase; its protein translation is MNHTADHTHNPLLHSWVESANQPETDFPIQNLPFGVFVPPGASEGRVGVAIGDQVLDLRACSEAGLFKLLDAAEACRAHRLNDLMALTADQRKALRGRLVELLKHDAEGEHRELAEKALFDQDAVRMLMPARVGDYTDFYASVHHATNVGSMFRPDNPLLPNYKHIPIGYHGRASSLLVSGTPVRRPEGQLKGEEGPGFGSSKLLDYEMEVGIFIGPGNALGESVSLDEAEDHLVGLCLVNDWSARDIQAWEYQPLGPFLAKSFATSVSPWVVTAEALAPFRVPAFQRPGDDPSPLEYLHSDANQRYGGFDLQVEVWLQTEAMRKAGHDPVRLSHGFFKDLYWTPAQMITHHTSNGCDLHPGDLLASGTVSGPERHNRGCLLELTWRGAEPLELPGGETRKFLEDGDEVILRGYCERDDYVRIGFGECRGQIIGR